A part of Oncorhynchus masou masou isolate Uvic2021 chromosome 21, UVic_Omas_1.1, whole genome shotgun sequence genomic DNA contains:
- the LOC135507744 gene encoding sialic acid synthase-like, whose translation MPLKFELCPGRMIGGSNPCFIIAEIGQNHQGDIEIAKKMIKMAKDCGADCAKFQKSELEYKFNKRALERPYTSKQSWGKTYGEHKRHLEFSHTQYLELQNYAKEVGIFFTASGMDEMAVEFLHELDVPFFKVGSGDTNNFPYLEKTAKKGRPMVVSSGMQSMETMRRVYQTVKKHNQNFCILQCTSAYPLEAEDVNLRVIAEYQKEFPDIPIGYSGHESGVHISVAAVALGAKVIERHVTLDKSWKGSDHEASLEPSELTELVKAIRLVERSLGTSIKQMLPCEKPCHDKLGKSVVAKVAIPKGTVLSMDMLGVKVGEPKGVPPEDIYQLVGKSVTEDVEEDESITPDVVESYGKKIEC comes from the exons ATGCCTCTGAAATTCGAGCTTTGTCCTGGCAGGATGATTGGGGGTTCTAACCCCTGTTTCATTATTGCAGAAATTGGACAGAACCACCAGGGAGATATCGAAATTGCCAAGAAAATGATCAAGATGGCCAAG GACTGTGGGGCAGACTGCGCCAAGTTTCAGAAGAGTGAACTTGAGTACAAGTTCAACAAGCGTGCTTTGGAGCGTCCCTACACCTCCAAACAGTCCTGGGGAAAGACATACGGAGAGCACAAGCGTCACCTTGAGTTCAGTCATACACAATACTTAGAGCTGCAGAATTATGCAAAGGAGGTTGGAATTTTCTTTACTGCTTCAGGAATGGATGAG ATGGCTGTGGAGTTTCTACATGAGCTTGATGTGCCTTTCTTCAAAGTCGGTTCAGGGGACACCAACAACTTTCCCTATCTGGAAAAGACTGCTAAAAAGG GTCGCCCCATGGTGGTGTCCAGTGGCATGCAGTCAATGGAGACAATGAGACGGGTCTACCAGACAGTCAAGAAACACAATCAGAACTTCTGCATCCTGCAGTGCACCAGTGCCTACCCATTGGAGGCGGAAGATGTCAACCTGCGTGTCATCGCA GAATACCAGAAGGAATTCCCTGATATTCCCATCGGATATTCCGGTCACGAGTCTGGGGTCCACATCTCCGTGGCAGCAGTGGCGCTGGGGGCAAAGGTCATTGAGCGTCATGTGACCCTGGACAAGAGCTGGAAGGGAAGTGACCACGAAGCTTCTCTGGAGCCCTCTgagctgacagagctggtgaaagcCATCCGATTGGTGGAGAGGTCTCTGGGGACGAGCATCAAGCAGATGCTGCCCTGTGAGAAGCCATGCCACGATAAG CTGGGGAAATCAGTGGTGGCCAAGGTGGCGATCCCCAAAGGCACTGTGCTGAGTATGGACATGCTGGGGGTGAAGGTGGGCGAGCCGAAGGGCGTTCCCCCCGAAGACATCTACCAGCTGGTGGGCAAGTCCGTCACAGAGGA